The genomic stretch TGCTCTGTCCAGGAAAGTCACCCCACCGCCTCACAAGATGTTGCCTGCTCAGGGCTGGACCTCCTTGGCTCCATCCCACCCACCATGACAGCTGCTTTTGTACCCTAGGGCTGAGCCCACACTCAGTGATATACAGGCCATATCTGGGCACTGAGTGCCAGGGTGGTGTAGCCCCAGTGTAGAGCGAGGTCTGGGTGGAACAGAATGAGGCCACACGATGTGCCCGGTGTGTTAGTCAGAGTTTTCaatgctgtgataaaatacctgaggaaaacaacttaagagtagaaagatttatttggctcacagtttcagagatttcggTTCATCGTGGCAGGGAGGGTGAGGTGGAGCAGAGAGCAGCTCTGCTGTCCGCTGGCTGTGTCTTgcctctatttcctcatctgaaaagggCTGAGTAAATAAGAATCCCACTGTGAGCTCTAAACCAAATGGCCGCTTGTGTGCTCTGAGTGGGGCTGAGCACGAGGAGGGTGTTCATGCCAATAGGCCACTTGCATAAATGAGTCAGGCAGGGACTTGATGGAGGCACTGAGGTCCCCACGTGGGGCAGTCACCAGAGGAAGATCACGAGAGTCGGGAGTGCCAGTTTGCCATGCCATTCAGTGAGGTCTTCAGAGTGGAGGGCAAGGAAAGCAGGGGCCATGCTGGGGCCATGGAGGGGGGGAGGAGCTAAGCCATGTGGGCCCAAGGGAATGGTGGGTGGAGCCAGTCCATGGGGACCAGGAAAACTCCCAAACACCAAGGAGTTAGCCACTATCCCTCAGAATTTCTAGGCTGACTAAAACAGTACCCCATACCACACTGGGCACACTGCGTGgcctcaattctgttccactcaGTCCTTATTCTGTCACTCACCCCTGGAGGAGACCTCTGTTCACTCAAACCCTGTGTTCCACAAGCAAAGAGGAGAATCAGGTGATTGCTGAGTTTATTGGAGCTGGAGAAGCTGACAGGTAGAAGTCGAGGACCAGAGAaatgggaggaagagagggagggaaagcgACCCAGAgggcaggagagaggaggaagagctcAGGTCAACACAGTGGACATGTGAAGAACCTGTCCTGGGGAGGGGCAGTCACCTAATCCAGGTCAGGAGCAGACTGAAGGGGCTATGAGAAGGACATGGAGAGGGGACATGGGTCTGCTGGCTCTGGGGACCGTGCCCATCAGCAGGTGGACCCACAGCAGGTGAGGCGGAAGCAGGTAGGGTGACAGAGCAGGGACACACTGGAGGCTGCTGGGCcacagcagctgggctggcaggaGGAGGCACAGCAGGAGGAATCAGGCACACAGCAGGTGGGCTTGCACACAGGGTGGCAGAGCAGGGACACGCTAGAGGAGGGCTTGCAGCAGACGGGCACACAGAAGTACTGCTGGCAGGGGGAGGAGGAGCAGCAAGAGGGCTCACAGCTAGACTGCTGGCAGGATGAGGAAGAATCCCCAGAGCAGACGGGCACACAGCACATGGGCTTGCAGCACACGGGCACACAGCAGGACTGCTGGCAAGGGGAGGAGGTGCAGCAGCTGGTGCAGACTGGCTGACTGCAGGGGCTGGACACACAGCTCACTGGGGAGCAGATGAGGGTCAGGCAGGAGGCTGGGGCACAGCAGCTGGACTGGCAGCAGCTGGGCTCACAGCAGGGCTCGCAGTAGCTCTCTTGGCAGTCGTCCACCTGCCAGGAAGAGCCGGTGCAAGTGCTGGGTGAGCAGACTCAGCTGCAGCCATCACTGGAGGTGACAGACATGGTGGACACAGCAATGACACAAGTCCTGGAGCAGCAAGGGTCAGCCATGCTGGCAGTGTGGAGctggggtgtgtgtgagtgtgttgtgcCTGTGAGGTCCCTGGACTCCCGGGTTTTATGCTCCTCCCTGGTGTTTTCCTGGCATCAGCCTCACGGCCTTCCCTTTCCTTGTTGCTCACAGTCTTCTGAGGACAGCCCCGGGCAGTTTGCTTCCGTGGGTGTTGGGTGCAGCAGGTCAGACTGAGTAGTTGGAGGGTGGCTGCTTTCTTGCAGGCACATTTGTGCTATGAACACAAGACAGGTGATGCTGCAACTGTGGGTGCACCTGGTGTGACTGGATCAGGAGCTGACATTTGGGACTCTGGGACCTGGCATCTTTGCTGCTCTTCTTCCTTTAGGGACATTTACTCCAGCATGTGCCCCCAGCTGACCAGGTGCCTCCTCCAGGGAACTGTGGCATGTTGTCTGGGAACGATCTCCCCTCACTTACCCACTACACCTACCTGCTCATCCACGGGCCCTGAGGTGGTCCTCTTTCCTCCTGGCAACTGGCACCTGAGGGGCTAGCCTGGACACCGTTCTTGGTTCTCCTGTTTATCCAATAATTATTAAGTAACGTGTGAATCTTGCTATTCTTCAGTTTTCAGTTTTAGATGTGATATGATTTCACCCCCAGCCTGGTGAggaccccccaccccaccccatcctctAAAGGTAGGGCCACCCAACACTTGGATGGGCCGCGCTCAGAATCGGAGTTATTTCTGTTGAGTCTCGTTCATAGCCAAGTGCTATAGTGGGGGTAGACTTAATGTCCTCACTGGTCCacattttggttttgcttgtgTTCTTCCCCTCTTGGAGTTAACAATGGCTTCTTTTGTTTGCTTCCTTATTTTCTTGTGTACCTATCATTAAATTCTTCCAGAAATCTCTGACTAATTCACCCCCAGCTCCACCGAGAGGTTCAAACACGTCAGTCACAATCAGATTCACGGCTTTGTAAACATTGTCTGCGTCCCTCTGCCTTTGTGGGCCAATTTCTGTCGGCCGTTCCCTCCGCCTGGTGCACAGGTGTTGCCCTGGCATCTCCCTTCACTGCTGTctgtgtttgttttgagacagggttttgctgtgtagcccaggctggcctcaaactcgataACTAGTCCAGGTTGCCCTTGATCTTGAGATCGTCTTGCCTGAGCCTCCTgcgggctgggattacaggcatgcacctcgAGTCCAGCACTCTGTCACTATCATCTTCGGGTTTTCTTCTATGATAGATCCATTAATTCCTAGACACCTTAACTTGTTCTTTCTGCATTTATGCCCTTGTTTTTATGCAGCGCACCCTCCAGTAGCATTCTGGAAATGCATGGTAGATATATTTTGAGCTACAGCTTAAGCAAAATGCCTTTGTTCTGTCCTTCCACTCTGTGGATGGCTTAGCTGGGTATAAACTTCTGTGTTGGAAAGGTTCCCTAAGACTATTGTATTGTAATAACGCAGAGCGTTTCCAGATCTAGATGACGCTGTGGTGTCTCCCTTCCCTGAAGAGGTATTTGCTGGAGGTGGAATGGAGGTGTCATTCTGCCTTTCCTCCCTGCTGGTGAGCACAGCCTGGTCTGTGAGCTTTTTTGCCTGTGGCTCCTTTTGCTCCACAAAACGTCTGTGAGAAGCACCCAAGTCACTACAGGCATCACTGGCCCCTCCcatttttctaattaatttatttgttttttttgtattgtAAACTGTTACATTAAAACTACTACATTGTATAATGAAGCTACAAAAATTGATAGAGAGGTGAACTCATTTCTCTTCATCACATAACCCAAAATGGAATTCCTAGGTCATGTGACAGGCATGTATTTAGTCTAGCAGATTCAACTTTCTGGAGAAATTCAAATCCCTACTCACTGAGTTCACGAACGGTCATTCTACATCTTTGCAAATGAGATATTGCCAGACTTTAAATTTTCATGCATTTTGCAAAGTCTtgggaaaatcacctttgtgcataatTTACCCACTGCTGAGTAGAGATGCTCATTGAATCTTTGGATCTCTTATCTTGTGGGGACCCCTGTTCAGGTTGCTAGTTTTGGGGGGGTTAGTATTTACATTTCCCATTGATTTATAGAAAAGTCTTATCCATTTTGCATGTGAGGTCTTTGTTGTTTGTGTGCAACAGCAGGTTGGTAACTGTTCAGTAACTTGCTGTCTgtgaagcaaacacaaaacaaaagcccTGATGTGTTGCATTTTCCAATTTCCCTGGTGTCAGTGCTCCCACCATGGCTAAATTCAAGCTGCCACCACAGTGCTGCTGAATGTGGAGCTGGGGAGAAAGCTGCACAGCCACCTTGTGCCCGGAGGGTAACTAGCTCCAGGGCACCGCGGGTGTGTGAGTCACAGAGAGCTCACCCCGGCACAAAGTCAAAAACATCAGCTTTGTTGAGGTTGGATTTACAGGCTGCCCAAAGCGTTTAAAGTTACCACGTGATGGGTTTTTAGGAACGTGTTCCCGTGTAACCCCACCAGCAGTAGGGCTGGGACTGTGCCTTGTACCAGAGTTCTGTGTGTCCTGTTCAGCCCAGCTGCTGCCAGATCGGTGCCATCTCGAGGGGTTtgtctgtctgcatgtcaccccTTCTCTCGACACCCCTTCTCTCAACACCCCCACACATAATTATGCATCCCCATGTGGCAGGTGAGGTGATAACACGATGTGTTTGTCACTCAACTGCCAACGAACGGGAAAGCTTTGTGGACCATCTCTGTGTGGACATGTGACCTCATTTCTCCTGGTACCCAGGGATGGGATGTTTGGGTCATGTGCTCGGTGTGTTTAATGTTGAATAGATGGTCAGACTCTTTTTCAAAGTGATGGCACCGTTTTACACTCCCACCCTAGCAAAGGCACGACAGTTGTTTCCCCCACGTTCTTACAGAATCTGGTATGGCCATCCTGCCCCAAGAACTCTTTCCTGCACAGGCCTGAGGGGCTGACCCTGCTGGGGAGACTTGCTGGGCAGTCACCACGAAGGGTCGTTGCTCCCAGGATCAGTTCACTCACCCTTTGTGTTCCTCCCGTCCAAGTACTAGCCAGCCCCGACCTGCTGAGCTTCCGAGACCAGCTGAGCACACGGGGCCGTAGACACCCTTTGTGCTCCTGAACCTGTGTCTGTCTGTACATGCGACCAGGATGGTGGGGGCTTCCTGGGCACCTCTGAAGGGGCAGGGCCATGGTGCTCTTGATTTCGGCTGAGACTGGAGACACCAGGCAGGGCCTTCCAAGTGAACAACAAGAACATGCTTAGATGCTtcagaaaaggaatttattgaGCAGTCTAACAAACCACAGAGTCAAGGACAAGATGGAGGCAGAGGCTCAGAACCTGGGAGAAGCCAGAGTCAACCAGGTGCCACCTGCAGAAACCCCTTCCTAGGCATGGGGACAGGGATGACAAACAACTCCAGAGAGGTCTTCTGCCTTTGGTTCACTGCACACAGGAGTGACAGCCTGAGAGAGCCCAGCCTTGTCACTGTGGTCACTGCTCACTGCTGCAGGGCAGGACCAGCCTGTTGTTCACTGGGGAAAGTCAGTGCTAAGACTACACTGGGCCACTCCAAACGAGTGGGTGGCAAGTGATGGCTAATCTGGACTGGAGATTTGGACAGCTGTCAAGGCCATTACCAAAGAAGCTAGGGATACAGGTGGCAGTGAGCTCCCAAACTTTTGGATGACCTGAAAATCACTCAACAACTAGACTTCTGGCCTAAGAAGAGGCCACAGCAGGCCGGGCGGGAGCAGGCTGGACGGCAGAGCAGGGACACACAGGAGGCTGCTTGGCGgcagcagctgggctggcaggaGGAAGCACAGCAGGAGGAATCAGGTACACAGCAGGAAGGTTTGCACACAGGGCGGCAGAGCAGGGACACACTGGAGGCCGCTGGGCcacagcagctgggctggcaggaGGAGGCAGACACCCAGCAGGTGGGCTTGCACACAGGGCAGCAGAACAGGGACACACTGGAGGCCACTGGGCcacagcagctgggctggcaggaAGAGGCACAGCAGGAGGAATCAGGCACACAACAGGAAGGTTTGCACACAGGGCGGCAGAGCAGGGACACGCTGGAGGCCGCTGGGCcacagcagctgggctggcaggaGGAGGCACAGCAGGAGGAATCAGGTACACAGCAGGCGGGCTTGCACACAGGGCGGCAGAGCAGGGACATACTGGAGGAGGGCTTGCAGCAAATGGGCACACAGCAGGACTGCTGGCAAGGGGACGAGGAGCAGCAAGAAGGCTCACAGCTAGACTGCTGGCAGGATGAGGAGGAATCCCCAGAGCAGACAGGCACACAGCACATGGGCACACAGCAGAACTGCTGGCAGGGGGACGAGGTGCAGCAAGAGGGCTCGCAGCTAGACTGCTGGCAGCACGAGGGCGTGCAGAAGCTGGTGCAGACTGACTGACTGCAGGGGCTGGACACACAGCTCACTGGGGAGCAGATGAAGGTCAGGCAGGAGGCTGGGACACAATAGCTGGGGGCACAGCTGGGCTGGCAGCAGCTGGGGGCACAGCAGGGCTCGCAGCAACTCTCTGGGCAGTCGTCCACCTGCCAGGAGGCGTCAGTGTAAGCATCAGAGCAGACGGACATGGTGGACATGTTCATGGTGGGGATTGGGCTGGAGGagggtgtgtgagtgagtgagtgagtgagtgtgtgagtgtgtgagtgtgtgaggtgCTGGGTCTGTCAGCTTTTATACCCCCAGTGTGTGTGTTGTCCCTACAGGATGCTCAGCTGCTCCCTCCATCCTTGTTTGTGtgagaacccagggcctctcattaGTGCCCGTTTCTTGTTTAGTTCTGAAACTCTACTCAGCTTGTAAAGTCCCAGGTGTATGCTGGGCCTCTTGACTCATCCTCACTCACCTTTAGTCCCGGAAGGTCACGTTGGGGACAGGGTTTATTTTTGCAAACAGGGTTCCGCAGGGGTTCATGCTGGCAGCAGGAAAACGTCTTCCTCCTAATCCCAATCACCCCTGGCCAATGGCAGACGCCCTGTTCTCATCTGAGAACTCCACCTGTCTGGGCAACTGAGCTTCCAGAGAGCCAGGCGGGAGGGCCCTGGACAAAGGGGGCTTAGTGTGGAAGTTTCTAGAATTGAGTCCCCTGCACCCCGTCCAGGGCAGGAGACAAGCAGTAGGGTGGACAGTGGAGTGGCAGTGGCAGTATTTCCCCTGCAGATAACCGAGGTGGGTGGTGCACAGTCTCCATCTCCCACCTGATCACTTATGGACCTGTCCGCATGTCTGTCCACAGCCATCCCACGTCCAGGTAGTTTTACCCCAAACATCACAACTGCGTGTACACCAGGGCACTCCCCAAACCTCTCTGCAGAGATCGCAGCCCTGACAGAGCCCGTGAAACAGCAGGGGACACTGCTGCCTCTTATTTGTCTTGGTTTCTGGACAATTCCCTGGGTCACCCTAGCCAGACTCCTGAGCCCTGAGCGTGTCTGAGGAGCCCTTGCTTCTCAAGTAAGATCCAGTTGGCCGTGGGGTCCTTTGACTCTTCCTGTGAAATGTTTCAAATCCTTTTACTTCCACTTATTCACAATGCAGCCAGTTCTCCTGTGGTCTGGAAACTTCAGGTTTAAGAACTTCAGGGACCATGAATAGGCCGTGACCGTGACTAGGAGCCCTGGTCAGTGTACAAGGTGGGCTGCTGGCTTCCCTATGATGCCATGGCTGGCTGGTGCACATGAAGCCCTGACGCAGGTGGACAGGCTGGATGAGGCCCTTCTTTGTCTCTCTGCGTGGTTCGTAAACCAGGTCTCTCAGGAATGGAGGGAAAGGCTTCAGGGCTCTAGAAATTCAATTTCATTGTAGGCTGAGTCATCAGCCTTCACATTTTGAATGATAAAATTACAAATTTGAGCTGGTCTGGCTCCTCCAGAGGTCCAGAAACTGCCATGTGGCTTCCATGGAGAGGGACtgcttctttattattatttttattttatattattttctttttaattatcacggtattgttgtactgggggtacattgtgaaatttacaaaagtgtttacaatatatcccagttaaattcatcccctccgtcattctccccctcccccacttcttagaagagtttcaacaggtctcattttcataaatatttctaccattttcaccttccttcaccataTCCTTACATCCACCCCTTTCTACTGGTGCCAACAGGACCAGTAGGACCTGCTTTCCTTGAGGgaaaacaggacctgttttcctTGAGAGCTGCTTCATCTGTGATGACAGGCTGTGATAGACTCACTCCTGCTGAGAACTTGAAAATCTGAATTCAAATTTTCTACAATATTCCTTTAAAGGATTTGAGGGATTCTGATGTGAGATTCTGATGAATCTCTCAAATGAAGAGGTGGCATCCAAAAAAATGGAGGTGTAGCAACTCTGGATGAGAGGTCCAGCATGAGAGCCAATGACCCTGAAGGTGCAGCTGGGCTTCTCGGTGCAGGGCAGAGGGCAGCTGCAAAGACGTGGGGAGTCAGGAGAAACTCTGGCAATCTCAGTGGGACTTGGTGAGCAGCAAGGACTCAGGGAACAAGGTCCCAGAGGATAAGAAATACTAGTAACAGCTCAATAATGGATGTTGGACCCCCAGGCATTTGCCCAGCTTTCATGCTatggaagagacaaagaagaaagcagaaaggcaCTATAAAGCCACCCAGAGCTTCTAGAATCTTTCATATACAATGTCACATGTTTAAGCAAGACCTACAGTGATGCTGAGAACTCAGACTAAGAGACTAAATGGACCATAGAAACAGACCCAAAGGTGAGGCAGCATTGGAATTACTGGATTCAGATCTAAAAGACTGAggttaataaaattaagaaaatagatgTAGCAATGGAGAATACTATCATAAAActgaagtaaataaaaaagaactaattatAAATTCTATACCTGAAAAAATTTGGATAATTGTATTTATGGACTGATGGATGGGATAATAGTAGAATGGACAGGCTGTGAACTGGAAGTGATGAAGTGGCCAGGATGAAACTGGAGAGTAAAGATgacaaaaatagtaaataaatgtgTAGCTTATGGCAgagaaatttcatatttttcctttgccTTTGAAGTCAGAGGAAAAAATGGGGGAACATTTGAAGAATAACTGTAAAGACTTTTCCAAAGCTAAGACTCAAGTTACAAGTTCATGATGTGCTAGAAAAACAACCAAATGTGACCATTATCAAGGCAAAGACAAGTCATTGAAAATGACCAGAGGTGAAGGACAGCTTCCCTTCCACACCACATCATTAAGACTTACAGGAACAGGGGAAGAAAAGCACTGGGTGGCATCTTTAAGGGACTGAAGGACAATAACTGCACACCTGGGACTCCAGCCCAGGGAGGACACCATCCACAGGGGAGGGGAAACAGACACTGGCAGACCAGCAATGACAGCAAACCCATCTCCAGCAGGCCCACCTTGAAGGGGACACCAATAGGAGTGATCAACAAATATCAGAGAATGGAGATTTTTAGAGCCAGAAGTGTTACAAGAGGTGAAGATGTCCCATGAAGTTAAAAAGATCTACCCACTAGGAAGATGCAGCAACTCCAAATTCAAATATACCTAATCACATAGcttaaaacatacaaataaaaaattcacaggCTAAAAGTAAAACAACAGAAAGGTAAAATCAGAGTAGGGGACATTGATACACCTCTCAATAATCAATAGAAATGGAGAcaatacaggaaagcaatgtgagtcaactccccatatagctatccttatctcaactatcaaaaacccttggtccttcctattgttgcttatactctctcttcaacaaaattagagataagggcaaaatagtttctgcctggaagcgagggggtggggtgggggagaaaggggGGTTGAGGGgttaagggagggtgtgggggtaaggggggagaaatgacccaaacattatatgcacatatgaataaaaaaaaagaaagaaagaaacagagacaataatggatggatgggtgggtgggcggtggatggatggaagagtgggtgggtggatggatgtatggatggatggaagtgtgggtgggtggatgaaaaGGTgagtagatgggtggatgggtggaagggtggatggatggatggatgggtgggcgggtggatggatggatggaagtgtgggtggatggatggatggatggatgaaagggtggatggatggatggatggatggttggatagaagggtgggtggatggatggatggatggatggatgagtggatggatgtaTGGGTgggcgggtggatggatggaagagTGGGtcaatgggtggatggatggatggaagggtggatggacggatagatggatggatggatggatagatggatggatggatggatggatgggtgggtgggtggatggatggaagagggggtggatggatgaatggaaggGTGGgtcagtggatggatggatggaagtgtgggtggatggatggatgatggatggatggacagatgggtagatggatggatggaagtgtgggtggatggatggatggatggaggatgggtggatagatggatgaatgagtggatggatggatggaagggtggTTAGGCAGGTAGATGAATGAATAGATGATAGGCAGACCATTGATCTGCACTACTTATGGATCCTGCATTTGTGAATTTTTACCATCTAATACTTACTTGCCACTCCAGTCAGTACTTGTCCCTCTGTGGTCTCCCGTGGACATCAACAGAGCTGGGTGACCCAAGGCTCCTGGTGCATGTGCTCCAGCAGGGTGGGACGAGGTGATGCTGTGCCTTCTTTCAGCTCTCATCCTGAAGACAAGCATTCTTCTACAGTCCCCTTAGTGCTGTGTGGTTTTGCTGTATAGAATGTCCCTGAGGGCGGGGTGCCAGGGCTGTGCTGTCTTCAACTCAAGGCTCGTGTGTCTTAGGAGAAAATACCTGTGTTCAGGCTGCATTCTATCTGCTGTCTGTGAGTTCAATGTTAATGAAATAATACAGATTAATAAACGTGTCTGTAGATGGAAACACATCAAAAAAGGTCATTTGTTGATTGGTTAATGAACACATTGGGACCAGCAGCTTTTGGGAACCCAACCTGTGCATCCTCCGGCACCATCAGCTCATTCAGTGTTGGTGACTTGTAAAATGATGAGAATGGCTGTGAACGCATGCATGtcgggaggggagagaggaagggagagaagaaggggtgAGAAGAGCTGCTTCCGGAGGACAGAATGGGGTGGGTGCTGGCAACAGGTGGCGGGAGGCTCAATTTTTTTTGATACAATTTCCATCATCTAATCAGGTTATGCTTCTCTTTAGGAAAGGGACACTAAGCCTTCTAGCAGTGCTTGGGAGACAGGCTGGGTAACCAGACAGGCAGAAGGACTGGTGAAGGGTGTCAGCAGCCTTGGAGGAGGGTTGAGCACACAAAAGAGAGGGCCAGAGAGTTGTTGAGGCTGTGCACCCCGCCACTGCTCCTTCTGCTCAGAATGCCTGACCCATGGTCCAGGAGGCTGCCATCATGGCTGAGGGGAGACTGGGATGGGGGCACTGAGAAGGGTTTGGACCAGGGACAGCACTTCTCTAGAACCAGCTTCCTGCAAAGGGAGCAAAGCCCTGCGCTGCCGGGCCAGTGGCTGGACGAAGCCCAGCAGCCATGGAGGGACCACGGCAGGTCCCACCATGCAAGCCCAGCCTCACTGCTCACAGAGCCCACACTGGGCACGTGCTGGTCCTGTTGCTGCTCCTGGGGCAGACGCTGGCTGGGGAAGAACAAGCTGGACAACATCCCATGCAAACAAACACCCTAATGAGCGGGTCACCAACAGGAAAGGAGGCTGTGGGCCAGACAACAGCACAGGGATGGGTATAAAAGCCATCATCCcagcacctcacacacacactcacccactcacaactcacacactcactcacacaccctCCTCCAGCCCAATCCCCACCATGGCCATGTCCACCATGTCCGTCTGCTCTGACGCTTGCACTGATGCCTCCTGGCAGGTGGACGACTGTCCAGAGAGCTGCTGCGAGCCCTGCTGTGTCCCCAGCtgctgccagcccagctgctgtgCCCCTG from Castor canadensis chromosome 5, mCasCan1.hap1v2, whole genome shotgun sequence encodes the following:
- the LOC109694972 gene encoding uncharacterized protein, with the translated sequence MNMSTMSVCSDAYTDASWQVDDCPESCCEPCCAPSCCQPSCAPSYCVPASCLTFICSPVSCVSSPCSQSVCTSFCTPSCCQQSSCEPSCCTSSPCQQFCCVPMCCVPVCSGDSSSSCQQSSCEPSCCSSSPCQQSCCVPICCKPSSSMSLLCRPVCKPACCVPDSSCCASSCQPSCCGPAASSVSLLCRPVCKPSCCVPDSSCCASSCQPSCCGPVASSVSLFCCPVCKPTCWVSASSCQPSCCGPAASSVSLLCRPVCKPSCCVPDSSCCASSCQPSCCRQAASCVSLLCRPACSRPACCGLFLGQKSSC